The window TAGCCAATGTTACCGATCCGGGATACAATACCAAAAATCCGGTTGGAGCAGATGGGGCTACACTAAACATTGCCGGAACATTAGATATGGCTGCTAACGGAGCCGACATTATATTAAACGGTAATAATTTAGTTTTCAATGCTAGCGGTAAAATCAGTAATTACAGCATGTCGCGGATGGTGGTTACCGAAAACAGTTTAACCGGCCATATGGTTAAAGATATTAACGCCAATGCTGCATTTGTATTTCCGATAGGCATTGCAGAAGGCGATTATACACCCGCAACATTAACGCCCAAAATACCAACACGGATTTTTGCCAGTGTTCAGAATTATAATGCCGACAATAATATACCCGGCACCGATATGATAAAAGGGATGGATAGAACCTGGAATTTATATGCTGCTACTCCGACTACTGCAACCGTTACTTTACAGCACAATACCATTACCAATGGCTCGGGTTTTATTGATGCAAAGGCTTCCATTACCCAGTATTTAGGCTTTGGTAAATGGGATGTAAGCGCAACAACCAACCCTGCTCAGGGTGTTCATACCCGCAGTAACGTAAGCATAGCGGGCGATATGCTGGCCAATGGAGCCTTTTTTACCAAGCACTCGCTCGATGGTACTAATTTAATTATTCCCAACCTGTTTACGCCAAATGGCGATGGCAATAACGATACCTTCGAAATCCGCGGACTCGAATTTTTTGATGCGAATGATCTCGTTATCGTAAACCGCTGGGGAAATGAAGTGTATAAAGCAAGTAACTATCAAAATAACTGGACCGGTGAAGGCCTTAATGAGGGCACGTATTATTACGTACTGAGGGTTAAAGCAGATGCATCTGCTGCATGGCAGGTGTATAAAGGATACATCACATTAATCAGGGCATTTAGAAGATAATTGGTTGAGGTTCGATTGCCTTAAACCGATGTATGTACATCATCACCATGAAAAAAATACTCACCATAACAGCCTTAATTTTATTGACTAAGCTTTCTTCTGCACAGCAGGATGCACAGTTTAGCCAGTACATGTTTAATGGCATTTACATTAACCCTGCCTATGCAGGTTACCGCGAACAGTTAAACGTACATGCTTTTTATCGCAACCAGTGGACAGGGTTAACGGGTTCGCCAAAAACCATGTCGGTAGCGGTTGATGCCATTGCCAATAACGGAAATGTCGGGCTGGCCCTGCAACTCTCTGGCGATAGGCTTGGTGCACAAAGAAACCAGTCTGTTTATGCCAATTATGCCTATCGCATTCGTTTAAATGCCGATGGAACTTCGAGGCTGGCCCTGGGTTTGGGTGTAGGGGCAGTTCAGTTAGGAATTGATGGCGCAATGCTTAACCCCAACGATTTTGAAGTTTACCAGCCTACTGGCATGGAAAGCACCATTGTGCCCGATGCCCGTGCCGGTGTTTACTTCGCTAACGACCAGTTATATGCCGGTATTAGTGCCGATAACCTCGTTTCGCAGTATATAGATATTGATCGCTATGCCTTTATTCCGCAACCCAAACCACATTATTACCTTACTGCAGGCATGCTCATTCCCTTATCGCAGGATATCCTGTTAAAACCTTCTTTTTTATTGAAAGACGACCGTGGAGGACCAAGCAGCATAGATTTGAATGCCTTTGTAATTTTAAACGAAAAGCTCTGGTTGGGAGGATCGTACCGCACGGGAATTAAGCTGTACAATAAAGACTATCTGCAAAAAGATTTAAGCAAAATGAATTCGGCAGTGGCAGCAGTACAACTGTTTCCAACCAACAACCTGAGGATTGGTTATGCCTACGATTTTTCTATTGGTGCCCTGCAGCAATATAGCGGCGGAACACATGAAATATCAATCAGCTATTTTTTCAATAAAAAGAACATGCGCATGTTAACCCCAAGAATTTTTTAAGCCATGGCTCATTTATCCATACCAAACTTTATTGCTGTTAACTACAAAAGATTTTTAGCTACGGCTATGTTAACCTTGCTGCTCCTTTTTGGCGCTAAACCTGGCCAGGCGCAATACGTGCTCAATGCTGCCGATGCCCAATACGAGCTTTTTAATTATAGCAAGGCCATAAACCTTTACGAACAGGCCTACCAAAAGAAACCAACGCAGTACACCGCCGAGCGGCTTTACCATTGTTATGCCTTTATCAACGATTACAAACAGGCCGAAAGCTGGAGTGCCATTGCCGCTGCAATGCCAGATGCGAAACCCGAAAATATACTGGCCTATGCCAAAGCCTTACAGCAAAATAGTAAGTACACCGAAGCCAAACAGCAATTTCAAAAATACGCTGCTACTGGCGAAACCGTTGCCCCTGCCGATATAAACCGCTGGTTATTGAGCTGCGATTCTGCTTTGTATTGGATGAAAAACCCCACATCGGTTATCATTACCAATGCCGCTAAACTTAATTCTGCCCAATCAGACTGGGGGCTTAACACGTTTGGTAACGGCGTAACTTTTGCTTCCGATCGCGGTGCTGATGGTTCAGTACAAAACGGTTCCAATCGGCCCTTTTTTAAATTTGATGGCACAAAGAAACCCGATAAAAATATTTACGGCTGGACCGGAAACCATTATTTACGCCTCTATACACAAAGGGAATTAACCGATAGCGTAAGTCCTTTTCCTATTCAAACCCACACCGATTATCATATGGGGCCTGCCAGCTTTACGCAAAGCGGAAAGGAAATGTATTTCACCTTAACCAAAATCCCAAAGCATCCGGTTTATGTAAAAGGCAAACTGGCTACCGTTAACGTAGAAATCTATTCGGCTAAGTTAGATGAAAAGGGAAATTGGGGTAGTCCTCTCGCTTTTAGCTATAATAAAGTGGATGAATATTCGGTTAGCGATCCTTTTATCAGTGCCGATGGCAATACCCTTTACTTCAGTTCAACTATGCCCGGCGGCCTGGGCGGGGCAGATATTTATTTTTGCCTGAAAAGAGCAGATGGTACCTGGCAGCTTCCCGTTAATTTGAAAGCACTGAATACTGCCGGTAACGAACGTACACCTGTGTTGGGCGGGCATCAGGATTTTTATTTCAGTAGCGATGGTCGGGTAGGTATGGGCGGATTGGATATTTATAAAGCCAATCTCGTAGGAGATAAAATCAGTAAGATCGAAAATATGGGCTACCCGCTCAATTCGCCTCAGGATGATTTTGCTTTTCTGAAAACTAATGCACTAAACGGATACCTGAGCTCCAATCGCACAGGTGGCTTAGGAAACGATGATATTTACAGCTTTACTGCACCTCAATTATTGGTATTTAAACTTACCGGAATTGTTTTCGATAAACGTACTAACCTTCCACTCAACAATGCGTTGATTACGTTAAATAAAACCAATATACAAAACCTGAAAGTGTTAACAGGTGATGATGGTACATTTCAGTTCAATTTAGAAAAATCGGCTGATTATGAACTTACGGGAGAGAAAACCGCTTACCGCAACGATTTGGCCCAGGTAACCACCAAAGGCCTTACCACCAGCACCATGCTTAAGCAAAATCTGTATCTGGAAAAAATAGAGCTCGAGAAAGCAATTAAGCTGGAAAATATTTATTATGATTTCGATAAATCTGATATCAGGCCTGATGCAGCTATTGAGCTTAACAAACTGGTTAAAATTATGAAAGATAACCCAACCATTTGGATTGAGCTGGGTTCGCATACCGATAGCCGGGGTAACGATCAATATAACATGCAGCTATCGCAAAACAGGGCCAATGCTGCCGTTCAGTACATCATTAACCAGGGCATTGCCCCGAACCGGATTACTGCTAAAGGTTATGGCGAATCGCAACTGCTTAATAAATGTGCTAACGGTGTAAAATGTACAGCAGCCGAACACCAGTTAAACCGGAGAACCGAATTTAAGATTGTAAAATTATAAAACGTTGCTGTGCAGCAAGCGGCTTTTAGCGTTAGGGATAGACTAAAAAGCCCTTGTTTGCATGGCTTCGTTTTTTAGCAATTATTCTAAATACACCATAACCATAGGGTTTATATTTTCTCCTTATTAACAACTAATTAATTTCGGAACTCCTACGGATTTTCTTCACATGTTATCGAAGCAATTCCGAAGAAACAGGCTATATTAACCTTTGTTTACAGGCTTAATTTAAGGTTGCCAATTTATTTCACCACCTAAGACATGTAAGAATATTAAAGGTTGGAACGAAGACACGATTGCAATTTATTTACCATTTAAGACATATAAGCTCATGTAAGGGTAATTGTACTTATATGAAACTTATATATCTGATATGGTTTTTGTTTTACATGGTAATAAATTGAGTTGTCATCCTGAGCTTGTCGAAGGATCTGCCTTAACCTAATTCAATCATTCAAAACTCAATTACGCCAATACCTCTTCGCGCATTTCCTGGGCTGCTGCCACCATTTCAATCAGTGCTTTTTTGGTTTCATCCCAATGGCGGGTTTTTAATCCACAATCAGGGTTTACCCAAAGCTGATCGGCAGGAACCACAGCTTTCGCTTTTTCCAAAAGCTGCACCATTTCTGCTCTTGAAGGTACCCTTGGCGAGTGGATATCGTACACACCAGGCCCAATTTCGTTCGGGTATTTAAAGTCGGCAAAGGCATCAAGCAGTTCCATTTGCGAACGCGAACATTCAATTGTAATTACATCGGCATCCATATCGGCGATATTTTGGATAATATCGTTAAACTCCGAATAGCACATGTGAGTATGGATCTGCGTTTCGTCTTTTACACCGCTTGCCGAAATTTTAAAGGCCGTAACCGCCCATTTCAGGTAAGCCTGCCAATCTGTTTGGCGTAACGGAAGGCCTTCGCGTATGGCTGGCTCATCAATTTGAATGACTTTTATTCCTGCATTTTCGAGGTCTACCACTTCATCGCGGATAGCCAGTGCAATTTGGTTACAGGTAACTGATCTCGGCTGGTCGTTACGTACAAAAGACCATTGCAATATCGTAACCGGACCGGTTAACATGCCTTTTACAAGGATTGGGGTTAACGATTGCGCAAATGCTGTCCAGTAAACCGTCATGGCTTTAGGGCGGTCTACATCACCATAAATAATAGGGGGTTTAACGCAGCGGCTACCGTAGCTCTGTACCCAGCCATTTTTGGTAAAGGTAAAGCCGTTAAGCTGCTCACCAAAATACTCTACCATATCGTTACGCTCAAATTCGCCATGTACCAATACATCAATGCCAATTTCTTCCTGCCAGCGAATGGCTTCTTCGGTTTCCTTTTTTAATAAAGTATCGTATTCGGCAGGTGTAATTTCTCCCTTTTTAAATTGTGCCCTCCAGTTTCTAACTTCGGTAGTTTGTGGAAAAGAACCGATAGTTGTAGTAGGGAAAAGCGGCAGTTTTAAAATATCCTGCTGTGTCTTTTTCCTGATCGAAAAGGCATTTTCGCGTTCTGCATCTTTATCGGTAATGCCACTTACCCTTTGCTTTACTGTTGTGTTATGGATCAGCGTAGAAGTTCTGCGGCTTTCAATGGCGTTTTTGTTTTCAGTGAGTTTAGTCAGTGCCTCCTGACCGGGGGTTTCATCAGCCAATGCTTTGAGGGTAACCACCTCATCAATTTTCTGTTTGGCAAAGGCCAGCCATTGCTTAATTTCGGGGGTAAGGGTTTCCTCGTTGGTTTCCAGGTCCAGATCGCAAGGCGAATGCAATAATGAGCACGAAGGCGCAATCAATACGCGGTCGCTACCCAGTTGGGCTACTGCTTTTTTGATGATGGCTAAAGATTGCTCAAAATCATTTTTCCAGATATTTCTACCATCAACCACTCCAAGAGATAAGCTTAATGTAGCCGGAATGGCATTTAGTACTTCATCCAGCTGCTCAGGGCAACGTACCAAATCGATGTGTAAAGCCTGTACAGGTAAGCCGGTAGCCAGTGCAAGGTTATCTTTTAAGCCCTCAAAATAAGTGGCTACCAATACCTTAAGCTGCGGAAATTGTTTCCTGATTTCGGCATAAACATAATTGTAGGCTGCACGGGCTTTTTCGTTAATATCTAACGCTAAAAACGGTTCGTCGAACTGGATCCACTCTGCTCCCTGATCTTTCAGCTCTGTTAAAATCTGGAGGTAAACCGGTAACAGTTTCTTAATCAAGTCGATTTTATCAAAACCGGTTTCTTTTTCTTTGCCCAGTAACAGGTAAGAAACAGGCCCAATAATTACAGGTTTGCTGTTAATGCCCAGTTGTTTTGCCCTTACAAATTCGTTTACAATTTTGCCTGAGAAAAGGTTAAACTCCTGGTTTTTATAAAATTCGGGTACAATGTAATGGTAATTGGTATCGAGCCATTTGGTCATTTCCATGGCGGTAATGTCTAAACCATCTTTCTGGTAGCCCCGGGCCATGGCAAAATACAAATCGAGTTCGTTATTGGTTTTCTGCAGTACCACCTGGTTATAACGTTTTGGAATGGCGCCTACGGTTAGCGACATATCCAGGATCTGGTCGTAATAAGAAAAATCGTTTGAAGGAATCAGGTCGATACCTGCCTCTTGTTGTAGTTTCCAGTTTTGATCGGCAATGTTACGGCCTTTGCTCAGCAGCTCTGCCAAAGTAATTTTGCCGGCCCAATATTGCTCGCTGGCTTTTTTTAGTTCTCTGTTGCTCCCGATACGCGGGTAGCCTAGGTTGTGGGTTTGCATTTTTTCAACTTTTTAAATGGTTAATAATCATTGTAAAAAGCCCCTTGTTAATTTCGCAATGCAATAAGGAAGGAAGTATGAAGGAGCGCAATGCCACGGAAACAGGGCACAACAAGCCCATAAAGGTTTTGTACCAGTGTAACAGCATTTGTCTGACATCAGGCTTCAATCGCGAAAGCATTGTCAATTCCGGAACAGAAAGGTATCCTGACTTGTAACCGTTTTATCATCTATGGATGTTTTTGATAAAATCTTAAATGTTACTTACAGTTGCGCGACAGTTCGTGATTTACACACGATTCCCTTTTCACTTCCGGTTATTGAAATATATACAAGAACTCTTTTGCTTACAATCAGTTTTTAATTCTTTTCAAAGGTAGTTAAGTGGATATTAAAACTATTGATTGTGAAATAATAAGGTTAAACAGCTGTTTTTGTGTTGTTTTTTAGTGTATTTTGCTTTTGAGTACTTAGATTTGGCAGCAAAAAAGAAAAATATTCTATGAGCGAGCTTGATGAAACTGATTTATTACTGTTGAAGATTTTAGGCAATAACTCCAGTTACACCACAAAAGAGCTGGCAGCGCAGGTAAACTTATCGCCGTCGCCGGTTTTTGAAAGGGTAAAACGGTTAGAAAACAATGGCTATATTAAAAAATACATCGCTATACTGGATGCGGAGAAATTTAACCAGGGCTTTATTGTTTTTTGTAACATTAAACTGAAACAGCATGACCGAAAAATCGGCCACCACTTTGTGGCCGATATTTTAAAAATAGATGAAGTTACAGAATGTTATAATGTTTCTGGCGACTATGATTTTATTTTGAAGGTATATGCGAGGGACATGAAACACTATCAGGATTTTGTTTTCAATAAACTCGGCTCAGTAGAAAGTATTGGGAGTACACACAGCACTTTCGTAATGGCCGAGATTAAAAATTCGCATAACATTAATTTTTAAGGGGCTGTGGCATTCTTTCGTTTGTCTACAAGTTTGCCACACTGAGCCTGTTGAAATGCCTATTTAAACTGGTAAGTTTTAACATAATCAAATACAACCTCGTCGGGATATACGCCCTTGGTGTAGTCGCCGCCAAAACCAGTTAATTCGGTACTTAAGATCATGTATTCTGAAATACCCGACAGGCCTTTACTTGTGCGGAATACTTCGGTTCCATCAACAAAAAAGACGTATTCTACGTTGTTCCAAAGTAATCCAAAAGTGTGAAAATTATTGTCGTTAATGGTTTCGCTGGGTACAATTTTACTTTCGCTTTTGTGGGTTGCACCGTAGCCTCCCCAATGTACGGTATGGTAAGTGGCGTTTGGATTCGGCTTCAGGTATTCAAAAATATCAACTTCTGCACCCACTGCAAGTGCATTATCTGGCTGTGAACCCATTGTATTTGTTTGTAGCCAAAAAGAGGAGTGTGTACCAAGCGATTTTTGCATTTTAGCCCTGCATTCAAAATAACCGTACTTCTGGGCAAACTTACCATCGGTACACAGTTGCCCAACATAATATTTTCCATCAGTATCTTTAATCGTTTGTATCACCAGATTTCCTTTGCCATCAAGCGAAATGGTTTTATTGCCCGAAACAGTAGCATATCCCCTTACGGTTCCATCAGCCCTGTAAGCCCATTTCGTTGCATCGATTGTTGTGCCGTTAAAATCATCAACAAAAACAGGAGTCATCTGGTGAATAAAGTCGGCTGGTTTTAAAGGTTTTTGGAGAAATGGATCCGTTTTTTGCGAAAGCGTTGGTACTTCGGGAACATCATTTTTCTTGGCGCAGGATAAAAGTAGAACGGCGATTAAAATTGAAACTGTGTTTTTCATAATACATTTAAAATTTGGTTACAGGATAAAGGTGTACCTTTTTTAGAATAAGCAGGGGCTAAAATCCTTAACAAATGGGGCGAAAAATACAAAGATATTATGGGTAATATGGATGACCTGTTGCAGCAGGTGCATAGGCCTGTAGGTAGGAAGCTGCTTGTGGCCTGTAAGCTTAACATTTTCTTAATGTTCACCAAACTTAAAGGGTATACTGTCCAAATACCTTTGCCGAAAAAAGATTTATGAAACGAATAGTTGCCCTAATGGCCTTGTTGTGGCTTTCGGCGGGATATGTATCGGCACAAGAAAACCATGTGGTATTGATTAGTATAGATGGCTTACGCCCCGAATTTTATTTAGATCCGCAATGGGGCATGATTAATGTACGCCAGGCCATGCAAAACGGAGCATATGCAGAGGGCGTAAGGGGCAGTTTCCCAACGGTTACCTATCCTTCTCACACCACCATTGTAAGTGGTGTATTGCCAGCCAAACATGGTATTTATTATAACACACCTGTTGAACCGCTGGGCATTTCGGGCAAGTGGTTCTGGTATTACAAAGACATTAAAGTACCTACCATCTGGACAGCAGCTAAAGATGCAGGTTTAACAACCGCAGGGGTGAGCTGGCCGGTTACCGTTGGTGCGCCAATTACGTATAACCTGCCTGAGTATGTAATTCTTCCACAAGGTAAAGGAGAGAAAAAAGACGAGATTAAAGCCATGTCTTTGGAATCGAACCCTAAAGAGCTTTTTCAGGAAGTACAGGATTATGCGGTAGGTAAGTTTAACGAGGAATATGGTGCTTCGGTTGATTTTTATACCAGCGACCAGAATAAATCGCGCATGGCAGCCTATATTTTAAGAAGATATAAGCCAGCTTTCCTGGCATTGCACATTGCACTTTTAGATCACTTTGAACATGAGCAGGGCCGCGATGGAGATAAAGTAAGATCGGCTATCGTAGGGGCAGATGTGGCTATTAAAACCATTATGGATGCGGTAGAGGCATCGGGTATGAGCAAAAACACTACTTTCATCATTACCGGCGACCACGGTTTTGTTGATATCCACACACAGTTTAAACCTAATGTAGTACTAAACAAGCTTGGCCTTTACGATGATGCCAATAAAGAAGGCTGGAAAGCTTACTTTCAGCAAAGCGGTGGATCTGCCTTTTTACACCTTAAAGATCCAAACGATAAAAAAAGCGTAGAGCAGGTAAAAAAAGCATTAAGCCAGTTACCGGAAGGCATCCAAAGAACTTTCCACGTATTGGATAAAGAGGGGATTGCTAAAGCACAAGGCGATCCAACAGCTGTTTTAGCGCTTGCTGCAAATCAGGGTTTCAGCTTTGGAGCTTCGGCCACGGGCGATATGCTTGCTCCGGCCAGCGGTGGTACCCATGGCTACCTTCCAACTGATTTTAAAGAGATACAAACCGGTTTTGTCACTTTCGGTAAAGGAATAAAAGCAGGTGCTGTTTTGCCCTTAATTGGTCAGGAAGATATTGAACCTTTAATTGCAAAATTGCTTAACCTGAACCTAAAAACAGATGGCGTGTTATACCCGGGCATACTGGCTCCGGTAAAGAAATAACAGGCAAATAACTGGTTAAAAAAATAAAGGGCTTCGAAAGTATATTTTCGAAGCCCTTTATTTTTAATCTTTTTTTAACAGGTTTAAAATACGCCAATGTAGTGGTTTCCTGTTTTGTTAATCAGTTTAGCGCCTTTGGTTACGTTACCCGTTCTGCTGTTGATGATGTAAATGTTGCCATCTTTACCAACTGGGGTTACAGCTACAAAAACTTCATCGCCATTTACTACCCAACCCTGATATTGAAAAAAGTAAAGATCGGGTTCATAAGGTAAGGTTACCTGTTTAGCGGTTTTGGCATTTAAATCTACCCTTGCAATAAAACTTTGTTGTTCGGTGGCATTAAAGGCTGAGGCAGCTGCTCCATCATGCGTGTACATGATAAAGGCAATTCCGTTTCCGGCATATGTCCAGCTTTCTATGTAGGCTCCTTTAACACCTAAAGCTGCATCTAAGCTAAATTTATACGCGTTATCGTATTCGTTATTTGGGTTAATACGCAGGATATGTGAACCTGCCTCTTGCGTAGCCTGGTAAATGTAACCATCTTCGGCCAGGTAAGAATTGAAATTGCGATAACCATTGGTGTTACCTGTGCTCACAGTAGAACTGATTAAAGTTGGGTTTTTTAGTGATGGATAATCAACCAGTAACGATTTTGCAGGGATTTTAACAGTCCCCGAATTATCAGCAATGCCCATTGCGGTATTGTACTTGCTTTTAGAAACACCAATAATTAACTTGTTACCCGCTTTGTTTAATACCGGGCCATCTAAACGTCCAATGTAAAAACCCTGAGCCTCTTCGGTTGCTAAAAGCGGAATTTCATACTGCTCGTAAGTTTTAATGCCTGCAGCCTGCAGGTTTAAAGACAATACTGTTGATTTTGCCCTTGCATATTTATAGGTTATTCCATCCGCTTCTGTAGTAATTTTTACACCCGAAACGTTTACTGCAACACCAGTTTTATCGTTATCGAATAGTTTCACCCAGCGGGGTGAAGTAGTTGCGTAGCTGGAAATATTTACCTTGTCGCTTAATTCAGCATAGCTGCTACCACCATTTACTTTATATTTAGAAAACTCTCCTCCGTTTGGTCCGGTGTAAGCAATGTTAAAAAGTGTACTTCCATCAAGCGATGATTGTAAACGGGCAG is drawn from Pedobacter sp. HDW13 and contains these coding sequences:
- a CDS encoding gliding motility-associated C-terminal domain-containing protein, which encodes MKIKTLQILIIILLLLLGYQIEVQAQTGAGSSTVDNSTVYIAAGTTELRFSEETYFGPDADWTIDGTLTIYSKNVWIAPGAKFSGKGKIIIYNPGDNPFYTDMPSGPTQIDGNNGNFINLIIEHHNTSNIVLANVTDPGYNTKNPVGADGATLNIAGTLDMAANGADIILNGNNLVFNASGKISNYSMSRMVVTENSLTGHMVKDINANAAFVFPIGIAEGDYTPATLTPKIPTRIFASVQNYNADNNIPGTDMIKGMDRTWNLYAATPTTATVTLQHNTITNGSGFIDAKASITQYLGFGKWDVSATTNPAQGVHTRSNVSIAGDMLANGAFFTKHSLDGTNLIIPNLFTPNGDGNNDTFEIRGLEFFDANDLVIVNRWGNEVYKASNYQNNWTGEGLNEGTYYYVLRVKADASAAWQVYKGYITLIRAFRR
- a CDS encoding type IX secretion system membrane protein PorP/SprF; amino-acid sequence: MKKILTITALILLTKLSSAQQDAQFSQYMFNGIYINPAYAGYREQLNVHAFYRNQWTGLTGSPKTMSVAVDAIANNGNVGLALQLSGDRLGAQRNQSVYANYAYRIRLNADGTSRLALGLGVGAVQLGIDGAMLNPNDFEVYQPTGMESTIVPDARAGVYFANDQLYAGISADNLVSQYIDIDRYAFIPQPKPHYYLTAGMLIPLSQDILLKPSFLLKDDRGGPSSIDLNAFVILNEKLWLGGSYRTGIKLYNKDYLQKDLSKMNSAVAAVQLFPTNNLRIGYAYDFSIGALQQYSGGTHEISISYFFNKKNMRMLTPRIF
- a CDS encoding OmpA family protein; translation: MAHLSIPNFIAVNYKRFLATAMLTLLLLFGAKPGQAQYVLNAADAQYELFNYSKAINLYEQAYQKKPTQYTAERLYHCYAFINDYKQAESWSAIAAAMPDAKPENILAYAKALQQNSKYTEAKQQFQKYAATGETVAPADINRWLLSCDSALYWMKNPTSVIITNAAKLNSAQSDWGLNTFGNGVTFASDRGADGSVQNGSNRPFFKFDGTKKPDKNIYGWTGNHYLRLYTQRELTDSVSPFPIQTHTDYHMGPASFTQSGKEMYFTLTKIPKHPVYVKGKLATVNVEIYSAKLDEKGNWGSPLAFSYNKVDEYSVSDPFISADGNTLYFSSTMPGGLGGADIYFCLKRADGTWQLPVNLKALNTAGNERTPVLGGHQDFYFSSDGRVGMGGLDIYKANLVGDKISKIENMGYPLNSPQDDFAFLKTNALNGYLSSNRTGGLGNDDIYSFTAPQLLVFKLTGIVFDKRTNLPLNNALITLNKTNIQNLKVLTGDDGTFQFNLEKSADYELTGEKTAYRNDLAQVTTKGLTTSTMLKQNLYLEKIELEKAIKLENIYYDFDKSDIRPDAAIELNKLVKIMKDNPTIWIELGSHTDSRGNDQYNMQLSQNRANAAVQYIINQGIAPNRITAKGYGESQLLNKCANGVKCTAAEHQLNRRTEFKIVKL
- the metE gene encoding 5-methyltetrahydropteroyltriglutamate--homocysteine S-methyltransferase, whose amino-acid sequence is MQTHNLGYPRIGSNRELKKASEQYWAGKITLAELLSKGRNIADQNWKLQQEAGIDLIPSNDFSYYDQILDMSLTVGAIPKRYNQVVLQKTNNELDLYFAMARGYQKDGLDITAMEMTKWLDTNYHYIVPEFYKNQEFNLFSGKIVNEFVRAKQLGINSKPVIIGPVSYLLLGKEKETGFDKIDLIKKLLPVYLQILTELKDQGAEWIQFDEPFLALDINEKARAAYNYVYAEIRKQFPQLKVLVATYFEGLKDNLALATGLPVQALHIDLVRCPEQLDEVLNAIPATLSLSLGVVDGRNIWKNDFEQSLAIIKKAVAQLGSDRVLIAPSCSLLHSPCDLDLETNEETLTPEIKQWLAFAKQKIDEVVTLKALADETPGQEALTKLTENKNAIESRRTSTLIHNTTVKQRVSGITDKDAERENAFSIRKKTQQDILKLPLFPTTTIGSFPQTTEVRNWRAQFKKGEITPAEYDTLLKKETEEAIRWQEEIGIDVLVHGEFERNDMVEYFGEQLNGFTFTKNGWVQSYGSRCVKPPIIYGDVDRPKAMTVYWTAFAQSLTPILVKGMLTGPVTILQWSFVRNDQPRSVTCNQIALAIRDEVVDLENAGIKVIQIDEPAIREGLPLRQTDWQAYLKWAVTAFKISASGVKDETQIHTHMCYSEFNDIIQNIADMDADVITIECSRSQMELLDAFADFKYPNEIGPGVYDIHSPRVPSRAEMVQLLEKAKAVVPADQLWVNPDCGLKTRHWDETKKALIEMVAAAQEMREEVLA
- a CDS encoding Lrp/AsnC family transcriptional regulator; this encodes MSELDETDLLLLKILGNNSSYTTKELAAQVNLSPSPVFERVKRLENNGYIKKYIAILDAEKFNQGFIVFCNIKLKQHDRKIGHHFVADILKIDEVTECYNVSGDYDFILKVYARDMKHYQDFVFNKLGSVESIGSTHSTFVMAEIKNSHNINF
- a CDS encoding family 16 glycosylhydrolase; amino-acid sequence: MKNTVSILIAVLLLSCAKKNDVPEVPTLSQKTDPFLQKPLKPADFIHQMTPVFVDDFNGTTIDATKWAYRADGTVRGYATVSGNKTISLDGKGNLVIQTIKDTDGKYYVGQLCTDGKFAQKYGYFECRAKMQKSLGTHSSFWLQTNTMGSQPDNALAVGAEVDIFEYLKPNPNATYHTVHWGGYGATHKSESKIVPSETINDNNFHTFGLLWNNVEYVFFVDGTEVFRTSKGLSGISEYMILSTELTGFGGDYTKGVYPDEVVFDYVKTYQFK
- a CDS encoding alkaline phosphatase family protein, with translation MKRIVALMALLWLSAGYVSAQENHVVLISIDGLRPEFYLDPQWGMINVRQAMQNGAYAEGVRGSFPTVTYPSHTTIVSGVLPAKHGIYYNTPVEPLGISGKWFWYYKDIKVPTIWTAAKDAGLTTAGVSWPVTVGAPITYNLPEYVILPQGKGEKKDEIKAMSLESNPKELFQEVQDYAVGKFNEEYGASVDFYTSDQNKSRMAAYILRRYKPAFLALHIALLDHFEHEQGRDGDKVRSAIVGADVAIKTIMDAVEASGMSKNTTFIITGDHGFVDIHTQFKPNVVLNKLGLYDDANKEGWKAYFQQSGGSAFLHLKDPNDKKSVEQVKKALSQLPEGIQRTFHVLDKEGIAKAQGDPTAVLALAANQGFSFGASATGDMLAPASGGTHGYLPTDFKEIQTGFVTFGKGIKAGAVLPLIGQEDIEPLIAKLLNLNLKTDGVLYPGILAPVKK